ACCATGGAGCAACAGAGGCTCGATCTGTTATGTGGCCAGTATTTGTGCATCCTTTATTGGGTGGGGGATCGCAGGATTCGATAAGAGAAGAGGGGAAAGCACCATggcaacagtttttttatgaTACTGGCCTTCTATAAAAGACTTATGCACATTGCCGAAGAACAGAAACTACTGAAAATTGGTTTTAAGGAATGTCCTGAACTGTTCACTTCAGCTTCAAATTCTCCAAATCACAATCCAATTATGCAGCTGTTGCATAATGGATCTAATAATGCTGTTTAATGGAGGAGACTTTCAGAGGTCTTGAGGAGTCCATACTTTCTTTTGCTTCTCCTAAGCATAATAACTGATGTATTTTCTCTATAATTGCAGTAGTTTTCATATCTGTACAGTACTACCATATGTGAACTGCAGccattaaaattatttaaaagctcTACTACATTATATAAGcaaataaatgtgcatttagCACACAAGAAACCTTTACACAAGCAttcatattgttgtttttctcttgtgtgcagtttcttttttaaaattatgaaatattaaaaaaaatgtttctctttattttcagaTCTTCTGGCCCTCGATAAGAAACATCTTCATTCCTGTGTTTCTCAACTGCTGGCTGGCTAAATGTGCTTTGGAAAACATGATTGTGAGTGGAAGCCATAAACTTAATTGTGTCTGTTAATGGCCTGTTTTTAACCATCATTTTAATGGCTCTGTTTGTGTAGGGTAATCAGAATCCCCCCTTTTTCCCCCCTAATATAAATtaacagcacaaacagcagcgtCTTCTCTTCATCTGgttctgcttgtttgtgtgcatgcagaAAGGTGTGCACTAAGAAATGATTTGCTCTTTTGTTCACtatttgctgctgaaatgctgcagaatggatttttctttttcagagcaAAGTTGTTTGCAAAAACTGTATCGGGCGAGTTTAACGTGCTTGAGTATGCCTGTCATTGAGTTTTCACCTTCAGAACGTAATCTCTGTTGTTCATTCCGGTGCAGAACGACGTCCACAGAGCAATCCAGAGGACAAACTCGGCCATGTTCAACCAGGTCCTTATTCTCATCTGCACCCTGCTCTGCCTCGTCTTCACCGGGTGAGGCTGACTTTTCGAGCTTCTTTAGAGATTTTTGTTTTCGGCGATATTTAATCTATCTGTGTGCGTCTGTggcacagacacagaaaatgtgCATCAAGTactaaaaacaacagtgtgattTGATCATAATGAGAGTGATGAGCTTGTTCACCCACATGTGAATCCAGCATGTGTAAAGATCTGGCATTTCTCAGCTGACAAGTTTCTAATATCACAAAACTAAGGAGCAAATGTTCTGGGTCTAAGTGGTGCAGCTTTTTCCTATTTTCTCAGGAAATCAAGAACAAACTTGTGACTAATTACAAAAGATCTATTTCCATATTTCCTGCACCCTTTTTACGTGATTATTTCTTGGAACTTTCAAGCAATACGCAGCTGTTAGTACTTCTATAAACTTAACATCTTGTGACAAAATGTCAGTGTTTAGGGGGACAAAATCTCCTAAAAATggtaataaattatataaaattgTCTTGGATTCAAATATATTGTCTGTGTCTGTAACAAAAAGTGATTATAATACagagtttgtgttatttattatttctcaacattaaCTGATAGAgtcaaatctgtctgttagcaaaatatctcatgaaccaatggatggattttaatgaaagaaagtaatcattggctgcaTGACTTATACTTAATAACACAGTTAATTATTCTTAGTAATCTAGAATGTAGCTATAAGAGTCATTTACCACACATTctctgatgaagaagaagaagatctcACAGTATCACATTGGTTCATATAAAATTCTATCCCTTTCCAGCATGAGATCATCTGAGTTTAAGACACTGACAagaaaggcagagggtgataagTATTTCTTTGAGaaatgctaggactttaatttgattttgtttacatttacattacattacattattttgtttgaaacagCACATGTGGAATTCAGCATCTAGAGCGAGCAGGTAAGCACCTCTCCCTCTTCAACTCCTTCTACTTCTGCATCGTCACCTTCTCCACCGTGGGCTTCGGAGACGTGACTCCCCGCATATGGCCCTCCCAGCTGCTGGTGGTCATCATGATCTGTGTGGCTCTGGTTGTGCTTCCTCTGCAGGTAGTATGATGTTCAGATCATGCTTGCCAACTTTCACACTTGCCTTTGTGACACAGTCTGTTGTGCGTCAGTTTGAGGAGCTGATCTACTTGTGGATGGAGAGACAGAAGTCTGGAGGAAACTACAGCCGCCACAGAGCTCAGACAGAAAAGCACGTAGTTCTGTGTGTCAGCGCACTCAAAATAGACCTGCTCATGGATTTTCTCAATGAGTTTTACGCACATCCCAGACTGCAGGTACCAAACAACGCccatgtatgtttttatttcacgcGTTTCGCTGCGGATTTTCACTCCAGCCTTGTTTCATTTTCAAGGATTACTACGTGGTGATCCTGTGCCCAACTGAGATGGACCTGCAGGTGCGAAGGGTGCTGCAGATTCCTCTGTGGTCTCAAAGAGTCATCTACCTGCAGGGGTCTGTCCTCAAGGATCAGGATCTTCTGAGAGCTAAGTAAGTGAGAGCTAAAAACGTTTATGAATTACCATAGAGGAACAGCAGGATGTCTTTTTTTCACTACTCCAATTCTGATAAAGTTGGGACATTgggtaaaatgtgaataaaaactgaatgcagatttgcaaatctcataaaccaatattTAAGTCACAATGGaagcattattttaaaattgttccACACTTTTTGGTGCAGTTTTGTAAAGACTGGCAAAcccctgcccatctttacttctgaacaattcagcctttttaaaaatgctctttttaaaccAAGCCCTCCTACTGACCGGTTGGCAATTAACCTAAATAGCTGCAAATTGCTCCTCCAGCTGACCTAAAATAGTTGACTGAGAGACAGATGTTCCTACTTTCTTAAAGTGCAAATTAGGCTCAGGATAGGTATTATTTATAAGTGTTACACAGTGATGTCATTCAGGAAACGGGGAGGCAAAAGACAGGAGACTACAAACAATGTATTTCAGTCCTTTCAGccacagtttgatgtttttgttgttgtttttactcagtAGCTGGGCTTTATTTGCACAAAAGCCACTGGTAGTGCCTTAACAGTAAGCCAGCATCACAAAATATGTAGGGCTAATACCTCTCTATGCTGTtgactttgacctttttagtttttcagttaTATGTGCAAATTGaaaacactgttgtttttaaaaatgctggatttttattttttaatgtctaaaaatttgttttaaaatcagtttgacTTTGGTTTCAGACATAAAGCTATCTTTGTAgatactaaaaaataaaaaaaattaaatttttaaatatgcatCAATAATAAGTTTGTGttgtcttgtttatttaattagacATGATATGagattttaaatgagaaaaagtaACTCACGGAGGTCTTCATGAAAATGGTTTCCATATGCTTCGgtcaaaatactaaataaataaattaccatGGAAATGTGCAAATTTTGTCTTAGCAGCCCTTTTAAGATTGTGGGATGGCTTTGTGCtatgtaagaaaataaatgagaaaattttaattttgtaatgaataaaaaattaggatatttttcatttgcatttcatCTAGGGGACAATTGTTTGATCCCtctttgacacatttttttaaagtgatgtgtTAAACAGGTCCAGAATCAGATAGCACTTTTggttggatattttgctaatgcttgttttaatgttgtccTTAAACAAAAGCATTGTATTTAATGGGCTTATCCTCGAGTGTTGGTAATTGCTGTAATGATTGAGGCTGCTCTGTGCAGCTGGCAACAGATCAGTTTGTGTGCAAAGCTCTCTTCAGTCTGGCCAGCTCATTAAAGTGCACAGTGTCTAtggaaaagtttttaaacaaaatcactcagtttagttttgtcaATGGCTTTGAGCTAATATATGCTGAAGCAAAGGAaatgcaatatatatattttttaatcctTCTTAATATCACCCAGATATTCTGTCATTCCTTTTTCAACAAAATAGCttgtaaaacttgtgttttactTTATATAATGACACAATTTTACCTACTCATTCGACCTATACTGGTTCTTTTTTGACCTAACTGGTAAATGTCTGCTCCGCTGAAAATGGTCAACATAATTTAATCCTAAAGAAATACAAACCTGCTTTCATTTGCAGAGAcaagtttatttctgttgctTTGACATGAGTGAACCCATCTATTCATTAATCCTCCTTTAAGTTGAATGCAGTTCAACAAGCACACAGTACCAAAAATATCCTTTTGGAAGACTCAAAATTAGCTCAAGCAATAAATCTGGTGCTTCTACAGATCATTACACTCAGTTTAGCTATTTTTGGAGGTACTGTAGGAGTTCACgagttaaattattttttggatATTACAGATTTATGCCAGTTGTTTGAAAGAGTTGTACTGGGAattattgtttcaaaataagTGCTTTGATGAGAATAGGTTATGTAACTACACTGTATACGTTCATCAGGGTTTTAATAGAgcaattaaaaagaaaggacTGGGTGTGTGGCGCGCTTGCATCCCTCATCTGGCACCATTTCAAATCCTCCCACACATGTTTTGCATTCTACACTCCTCTTGCTGTGTTAATCGTATGCAAAAACACGTCCATATTCACATAACATTCAACATTTCGGGTTGTTTGTATGTCTGATGATGATGGAGGCAACGCTTAACAGAATAATGGATCAAATTACATTATATTCTTAGAGTTCAGATGCCTTTCTTCAGTGTCAAGATGTGATTTGCTTTTATTATGATTTGTATCTGAAATGACTGGTTCAACTTTGTTCTCATTGTTGTCACACTGCTGCAGAATGGATGACGCAGAGGCTTGTTTCATCCTGAGCAGTCGTAACGAGGTGGATCGGATGGCTGCGGTAAGATGAGCAATTAATGCactctgctgtatttttttcccccaattaTAATCTTTCTTTTACTGCcgtctaaaaaaaatacagtcattaAGATGAAAATGTTCAATGGTTTATTGTTATTTCCAGGACCATCAGACTATCCTGAGAGCTTGGGCGGTGAAAGACTTTGCTCCAAACTGTCCTCTTTATGTCCAGATCCTCAAACCTGAAAACAAGTTTCATGTGAAATTTGCAGGTGAGACTTTTGAAACAGTCAGGATTATGCTTGTCAGCATCCTGACAATAATAACCCAACTATTTTACtcttacatatttaaatatataaatagaaGGTCATGTTGTCATCAGGGATCTGCTCTGAGTTCCTACTCAATTGCTGTAGTGATAGACAGGCTGGCAGATGAGATTGTGTTTTGGAGTGAGAGTAGAGAGGAggggaagagagcctggagaggtggaggtactGTATGCTCTGGAGagaagaggaatgaaagtcagccgaAGCAAGATAGAATCTGTGCGTGAATGAGATGGAGACAAGTGTAACAGTGAACCTTTGAGGAGTATTGAAGGTGGCTGAGGTTACAGCCATCCAAAGCAACAGGCAGTGCATTATGAAGTGAAGAAGAGAGTGCAAACCATAGTCTGTATATTGATAGACATCTTGGTCGAACCCAGAAGTTGAAAGGCAAACCTTCCCTGTCGACTGGATCCAGAACAAGTTTTGTCCTaacccctccatgtaaacaaacaggacattgcTGTTAAGAAAAAACACCTTGGATCATTTTTGTTGATTCTTCTTGGTTCACAACGTTCcttttgctgctgtatgttcaaattaGGCATGAGTCTAAGAGATGCTGAGGGAATGACAAACCTGTGCACAAATACCATGGTATCAagatattaaagcaaaaaaataataatgcatcACATatataataacataaaataaaatatttatttatagttatttagTTTTCAATGCACAAATATAAATAAGTAGTCTGACAGAACACAAGTGAACATGATGACAgtaaattatacttttttacTGAGAATGATATTTAAGATCAAGAttgaaatgttatttcaaaCACAAGTACTGACAgcaaatttcaaatttaaacttcattttaatCTAGTGTCAACTAACACCATAGTCAACATGTGACTCGCTAATAacctaactcttgtagcttgttgcaaatgtttgtttcaaaattgCATTGCCTTGAAAAGAGAAACAGGTTTTGCTTCTCTGGTAGACAAGCCATTATTGACTGTATTATTTATTACTGTAGAAAATGTACAACGAACctactgctttttttaaaaaaaataagcataaaGGTTTATGTGAATCCTCCCCCTCAGTTTCGATAAATAAATGGCTTGGAGCGACAGATAGGAGAGAGGTAGTGTAGGTCGGTGCTCCATGTGACTGGAGGGGAAAAAACCCACTGTTTTTGgtatctttaataaaaggcttttaaatggTATGAAGGAAAAATTTTGTAGTTGCAAAACTGACTTTTTAACACCATGGCATACCTTGAAACCAGCAATCAGCCCATGctgaaatgaaatattttttatttatacattttgctGTAACtagttatttcatgtttaaaagaaaggccATGTGACACCATGTGACACCATGACTCTATGCAGGGGAGTTGAAAGAGTTGCTAGGGTAAGTGCCcaaactctggttccaaaaaatacaacatggcttCCATAAAACgagtcctgctggcttcaaatCCTGACAGTGAGAGAAGGCTGGGTCACTTAAAAATATTCTGTAGGGATGATTTGAGACAAGATGGTATTGTGGCACTCGTAAAAAGACAGGAGGTGGAGCTGGAGGGGGCAGAGATGAAAATTAAGATTGCGAATGACCAAAAaaggacaggattaggaatgggCTCATCATGGGGGTAGCTCAGACTGAGTGGTTTGGAGTCAATGTTAGAAACGTGTAGAGGAGGGATATTGGGTAGAGGACATTGAACATGGAGCTGtcagggaggaagaaaagaggaagaccacagatAAGTTTCATGAatgtagtgaaggaggacaTGTAGAGGGTTGGAGTGACAGAGGAGGGTTCTGATAGGGTGAGATGGAGGCAAATGATGTGCTGTGATGACCCCTACAAAGAGCAATCAAAAGGTGATggttttttaaaagtaataaagtttttGCTGTTCTTAAAGTCACATTTATGCCTTTAGgctaacaaaaaatacaaatttaccatttttttaatgcaatctagttgttttcttttgtttaaaggtaATCAAAagtgtatgttttgtttcagatttttgtaCTACCTGTagcttttacatattttccccaaaattataataaaaggAATTTGCCCACAACTCCTGTTATGAGCtgtgactttattttcttgtttgttttcagatcagGTTGTGTGTGAGGAGGAGTTCAAGTACGCCATGTTGGCTCTCAACTGTGTGTGCCCCGCCACTTCCACGTTGGTTACCCTCCTTGTGCACACCTCCCGTGGACGGTCAGTCGCCTCAGATAACCTCCTAAAGCTTTTTGATTTCCTCTCCTCCCCCAGTGTGACTGCAAAGTTCAGATACCTTTCACGTGGCCATGCCAGCTGATGTACAAAAAGGATCCGAGGAACCAGCAAAGAAAGCTGCGAAGAAAGCCGGAGCGCAGACGAAAGTCTAAGTTTATTGTGGAACACTACGGGAAGTGAAGAGAGTGCAGCAAAAATGGAGAACATGTGGCACgcaaaattgattttttttttccttttctttttttttaagcatgcGTTCTctataaaacagtttgaatagCTCTGTGGTGGCAAATGATTTTTCACAGCTTGCAAACAGACAACTCATGTCAGTGGTTGAGGCAATCAACCACCCACATatgggggtggggagggggcttatatgtacagtatatactgtatatcttCACATCTATATCTGTATATATCCCAATAAGTTTGTCAGAAAAGTCAAAAAGGGACATCCAAGTCATTAACCACAAGTATCGATAACTGCTAAAAGACAAGTATGCAAACCCATTCCTCTGTATTATTCTGGGTATCTCTAGTAGCTCATTCAACTCCATTAAAGTGCTTgaacaattattgttattacCGGAATTCATTGCAAAGACTATAATAAAGCCAAGAAGACTGactgagaaaaacagaacaatctgTCTGCTTTCATTGAAGGACCCAGTGTGACCCTGAAAGactaaaaagatgtttttgtaaaggtttttttttttcttcaaacattgATTCTCTTTTCTCACTAATAAATGTTACTGGTGTTAAAAGCAGGGTTTCATTGTTCAGTGCTTGCCAAGACTGCATGAATTAATCgagctaaatgttttcatttttaaagaaatttggTTTTAGTGTAcctgtgtttgtattttcttactGCAGAGAAGGACAGCAGTCACCGGAGCAGTGGCAGAGGATGTATGGATGTTGCTCCGGCAATGAGGTCTACCACATTCGGCTGTGTGACAGCAAGTTTTTCGGAGAGTATAATGGCAAAAGCTTCACGTACGCCTCTTTTCATGCTCACAAGAAGTGAGTTGACAGGAACGTTAATAATGCTATTGcccatgttgtgtgtgtgtgaaggatgGGTATTGTtttattagcaaaacatctcctggtccactggacagattttaatacaaattttagaaagatatttttagatgtaaatgtaaattcaagatggccaccatgaCTTATCAACTTCAGTCAACATAAAAATTGCtataacagttttacagatattgagctaaaatttggtgtgacagtagctgagaatcatccccatcTCATACTGAGAGTGCCACACATTGTTTGAGGCCTTTGCTGGAAACAGTGGcaataactattggagtcaatcctatttgtctgttagcaaaatatttcatgcacCACTGgtcttgttttaatgaaattttcagaaattcagtctatttcaaaatggccatcaaagccaatcaacattagcaaacacagaaaggcCTCTAACTTCAGACggtttacagattttgagctaaaatttgatgtagtagtagctgagaatcagtcacaacacatactctgagtgctaacacatcatGCGAGACCTTGCAATATTGTGTGAGAAAGTGCAggatgttatttttaagctttaaccaaaacagctaccaCTCTGTAAGtcacttctcaacataagatgatcttagctctaaactctggcatgaaagacaaaaGGCGATATGCATACGTTTAAGAACAtcaagttttttaattttttacttcatttcaGAACATCCTTGAGATACTTCATCAGATTGAAATCCTGGAACATGCAACTTTTTGCCATTTacataagaataaataaatcaacagttTTGGCTGAGGGACAGAATATATTGTTCTGCTGACGTGAATATAAGGGAATATTGTTTTCATGACAGCTTCTATGACTTCTGCAACAATGTTTCTGTAGGTGGCACATGTCAAACCTTGGATGCTATGAACTAAGGTTTCCAAGCAGAATGTTGCCTTCAGCATCACATTGCCTCAGGCtgatttttttatccttttagaTGCTTGTACTttcccatttttctgtttttgacacATCAGCTTCAGCAACACTGCCCACACTAttgcaaagtgaaaaaaaaaaaaaagagttactCACTTTACTTGTAAGTGGCTGTCTCAGACTAACAGCAGCTTTGTGGGTCTCCAGATATGGCGTATGTCTTATTGGTATCAAAAGGGAAGACAACAAGAGCATCCTGCTGAATCCTGGTCCGCACCACataatggctgccacagacaccTGCTACTACATCAACAtcaccaaagaggagaactcaGCCTTCATCTTCAACCAGGAGGAGAGAAAAGGCCGTCCTCCTGGGGGAATCTATGATGGGCCTTCGCAGCTCCCTGTTCACAGCATCATTGCCAGCATGGGTGAGAGAAACTAAACTAATCTAAAAGCTCAAGCATGTTTAAACACACTGAGATTTAGAAGTTCTGTATCTGGTTTTTAAGGCAAAATGAATATGTTCACAGGTACTGTTGCCATAGACCTTCAGAACACAAGTCCCCCCAACATTTCAGGAGGCAAGCTGGTCCCACCTACAGTAAACGGAACAGCAGGTCGACGGCTGAGCATCGCTCCAGTTCAGGAAATCGCTGACTCTGCCTCCATCCTGCCTTGTGACCTCCTAAGTGACCAATCAGAAGACGACACTGTCTTTACAGACGAAAAGGGATGCTCATCAACTGAGTAAGAACTTATTTTCGCGTTATACCCCAAACCTTTAGATCATGACAAGAAACAGCATCAGAATACCAGCCTTAAGCACAAGATATATTTCAAGATTCTCTCAAACGGAGAAAGTTTATGACAAAAGGGCTTTTGACAACGTTGAGATTTTGTATTACATCTTTGGCCTCTGAAATGAATTTTCCGTAGCACACTGTGCATTAACAAGAAGTGAAGGGAGTCTAAATGGTGACTCAGCTGCTGAGGGCACTTCAGCCCATGTGTTGTGCTCCTGCAGTGCACAGGTATTTGGTTGTCAGTTTTGGCAGTTCTGTGACAATGCAGATAAGCATGTAATGTATTAATATGaagatgaatattttttttgcaattaccTTTTTGCATTTGAAGTTTATGAAAAGGTCTTGACGGAATCCGATTTCTGTCACTCTGAAAAGTCATAATGAGATTCTATTTGAAAACTATGAGACGCTATCTCAAAAGGATGATTTATGCAATCTCATAATTATAACTTAACATCCTTGtaattatgacttagcatctcataattatgagatatgATCTCATAAATATGAGAGgctaagtcataattttgagCCAGTATCTTTTCAATAGAGTGGCAAAATTGGGCTTCTATGCATAGTGGAATATATCTGTAGCAAtgtatatttttgtcatttgattTGTCCAATCTTTAGAAAGTAGTATCTCAAACTCTTTCTCTTAtcttcaaacaggaaaaaccagctgtagttttaattttagaaccacaaatgacaacaaataacTCTCGGTATGATTTAGCATTCATTCATCCTGGCTTTGTTTGCAGGTATGTGAAAGGTTATCCTCCCAACTCCCCGTACATTGGGAGCTCACCCACCTTGTGCCATCTGTTGGCTGAGAAAGCTCCGTTTTGCTGCCTACGACTGGACCAGGTGGGCAGTCGCTTTCCCTTCAACTTAGTCACTCAATTACATGCTGCCTCAATCATTCccctttctctcctctttctgtccTTCACTTCATAAAAAGCACACCTAAAAAGCCTCTCTGTTTTTCCGCTCCTTGCGCAGGGCTGCATGCACAACAGCTTCGAGGACGCCAAGGCttatggctttaaaaacaagctcATCATCGTGTCGGCTGAGACGGCGGGGAACGGTCTCTATAACTTCATCGTGCCTCTCAGAGCTTATTACAGACCCAGAAAAGAGCTCAACCCTATTGTCTTGCTGCTGGATAACCCGTGAGTTCTTAACGCATAACAGTAATACATTGTTCCTCTCTTTTCTCCTCACTCCGTCTTCCTCCGTGTCATGCTGGGAAACATTATGAGCGCTGAAAAGCTCACGTCAGCAAGCACTTAGGACAAGGCTGTGGAGGTGGGACTCCATTGTTTATCCTGATGTTAGATTACCACTATTGCTCCCATTTACTGGGTGTTTTAGTGAcaaagaaaatttttttttttttttttttaaaaacctctccGTACCTCCAGACGGTTACCATGGAAACTTGCTTTCCCTTGAACCTGGTTGATATACATTTGTTACAAGGGGagaaaaatgatttcttttGACATTGCGACGCAAACTTTCATCAACAGCCCTGATGTGTCCCTTTTCAGCCCCCACACGCTCTAAGGACTCTCATAGAAACACACAGGTAGGAAAGAAATCTCCCTCCAATGTCGCTCTCGGTCTCTCCCTTCCTGTCGCTGTCgcaaacacaaatgcaaaacacCCACGCACTTGGCTACACAGTTTGAGTACAGCCTTGGGTCTCGAGTCAGCAGGACTGGGCAGATGCATAAAGTAACGCTCTGTCAAGGCAAAAGTGGCGAAGGACAGAAATGTGAGTGATGGAGCGACTAAATCTCTCTTCAGCATCAGGTGGACTCATCCCTCAGGCTAAAGACATTCTAGTCAGTCAGATTATAAACTACTATAAAGGCTCCTGGACGTCTGGTGCTTATTATCACATCAGAAATGGACTCTTTCCTGAAGGAGTAATAAAATATTAAGTGTGTTTCATAAATTTTAAGTCAGAAATCTTTGTGgatttgatatatatatttttaatttgtaattagTTGCATGCAGATGAAAAGTTTATAAGCAACAAGCCATTTTTAAGTTACagttatcacccgctgctgaaaggcttggatggatgataatgttttggcCGTGTCTGTgtatctgtgtctgtctgttatcataAACCTAAACCACTAGGCTTATCTTATCGAAACTTAtaggaagtaatcattgcacGTACATATTCGACCGATTAACAGTTGGAgccaacttaattcaagatgggcaccacagccagctgacattaggaaacacaaagatggctgtaactcagtcaattttacagatactgtgccAAAATTAGATatggtcatagctgagagttCCTCACAAGAAATACTCCAAGTGCAACCCCTTCGGCAAGATCTTAGcttaaagctttggcattaactgttaaactcaaaatatttaataaccACTctatgggttttaatgaaact
Above is a genomic segment from Kryptolebias marmoratus isolate JLee-2015 linkage group LG14, ASM164957v2, whole genome shotgun sequence containing:
- the kcnt1 gene encoding potassium channel subfamily T member 1 isoform X1, encoding MTDRPGQSAGGSHSAAQQNTPNGNNKCVDCLWNGSVQDREINWELIFWVDRKAPVWAIQVIVAIISFLETMLLMYLSYKGNIWEQIFQVSFLLEMINTVPFIITIFWPSIRNIFIPVFLNCWLAKCALENMINDVHRAIQRTNSAMFNQVLILICTLLCLVFTGTCGIQHLERAGKHLSLFNSFYFCIVTFSTVGFGDVTPRIWPSQLLVVIMICVALVVLPLQFEELIYLWMERQKSGGNYSRHRAQTEKHVVLCVSALKIDLLMDFLNEFYAHPRLQDYYVVILCPTEMDLQVRRVLQIPLWSQRVIYLQGSVLKDQDLLRAKMDDAEACFILSSRNEVDRMAADHQTILRAWAVKDFAPNCPLYVQILKPENKFHVKFADQVVCEEEFKYAMLALNCVCPATSTLVTLLVHTSRGREGQQSPEQWQRMYGCCSGNEVYHIRLCDSKFFGEYNGKSFTYASFHAHKKYGVCLIGIKREDNKSILLNPGPHHIMAATDTCYYINITKEENSAFIFNQEERKGRPPGGIYDGPSQLPVHSIIASMGTVAIDLQNTSPPNISGGKLVPPTVNGTAGRRLSIAPVQEIADSASILPCDLLSDQSEDDTVFTDEKGCSSTEYVKGYPPNSPYIGSSPTLCHLLAEKAPFCCLRLDQGCMHNSFEDAKAYGFKNKLIIVSAETAGNGLYNFIVPLRAYYRPRKELNPIVLLLDNPPDNHFLEAICCFPMVYYMAGSIDNLDSLLQCGIIYAHNLVVVDKESTMSAEEDYMADAKTIVNVQTMFRLFPSLSIITELTHPSNMRFMQFRAKDCYSLALSKLEKKERDKGSNLAFMFRLPFAAGRVFSISMLDTLLYQSFVKDYMILIARLLLGLDTTPGSGYLCAMKVTEEDLWIGSYGRLFQKLCSSSAEIPIGIYRTESHIFTTSEVSMSVDDCEDTKDKGDESRSNDQTDHPLLRKKSMQWARRLSKKSVRWQGVNRDLSKDHAQRIAQQRLNLYRRSEREELSELVRNRMRHLGLPTSGYDDLTNLTASDVMNRVNLGYLQDEQNDHQNTLSYVLINPSPDTRLELNDIVYLIRSDPLAHVPEEPPIHSSSLKERRESSTREDTPRGHNVCL